The following DNA comes from Candidatus Stoquefichus sp. SB1.
ATGAATGGCATATCACATTAGAAGGAGCAATAACATTAGCGAACACATATCCACAAGCAGACTTGGTTTGTATTCATTGGGGATGTGTAGATGCACCTGATTTTTCACCATTCAATGGCAATCCTGAAAATTTATTAGATAAAGTTATCAATCCAGAAAGAATAAAAGTGTTAGCACCTGGTGAACCGATTGTTTTAACACGCAAAGAAAAACAATGAAAACATTATATTTAATGCGTCATGGACAAACGTTATTCAATGTTCAGCAGCGAATCCAAGGATGGTGTGATTCACCATTAACAGAGTTAGGAATTCAACAGGCAAAAAAAGCAGGACAATATTTTAAAGAACATCAAATTCATTTTGATCATGCTTATTCCTCTACATCTGAAAGATGTTGTGATACATTAGAACTTGTGACGGATATGCCTTATACAAGACTAAAAGGATTAAAAGAAAATTTTTATGGTGAACTAGAAGCTGAAAGTGAAAGATTAAATGCTCATTTAACACCACAGGATTGTGAAACGTTTTATTTACAATTTGGTGGTGAATCTTCTGAAACTGTAAAAGAGAGAATGATAAAAACTTTAACAGAAATTATGCAACAAGATGATCATCAGAGTGTATTAGCAGTGAGTCATAGCGGAGCCTGTTTTAATTTTTTAAGAGCTTTTCAAGATCCAATGGAAGAATTAAAAAAAGGTTTTGGAAATTGTTGTATTTTTGTATATAAATTTGATAATAATAAATTTTATTTAGAGAAAGTCATTAGACAAAAGGAGGATTAAAATGGAGTATGTGAAACTAGGGCGTTCAGATTTAATGGTATCAAGAATCTGTTTAGGATGTATGGGATTTGGGGATGCTCAAAAAGGGATGCATTCATGGACATTATCTTATGAGGAATCAAAAAAGATAATTAAATATGCATTAGATAAAGGAATTAATTTCTTTGATACAGCAATGGCTTATCAGGGAGGAACCAGTGAAGAGTTTTTGGGACGTGCAATTCAAGAATATGCTCATCGAGAAGATGTCATCATTGCGACTAAATTCTCTAATCGTACAGCAGATGATTTAGCACGTGGTGTAACTGTTATTGAACATATTGAAAATTGCTTAAATGCAAGTTTAGCACGTTTAAAAATGGATTATGTGGATTTATATATTTATCATAGCTGGGATAACAATGCCCCTATTGAAGAAGTGATGGAAGGGTTACATCGTGTTATTAAGCAAGGAAAAGTAAGATATATTGGTATTTCTAATTGTTATGCTTATCAACTAGCAAAAGCCAATGCATATGCGAGATCTCAAGGCTGGGAAGAATTTGTTTCTGTACAGGGACACTATAATCTGATTTTTAGAGAAGAAGAAAGAGAAATGGCTCGTTTATGTCGAGAAGAAAACATTGCTATGACGCCTTATAGTGCTTTAGCTAGTGGTCGTCTTGCGAAAAAGCCAGGAGAACAATCTAAACGTATGGTAGAAGATCAATATGCAAAAGGGAAATATGATGCATCCGTTGATGATGATTTCAAGATTATTCAAAGAGTAGAAGAACTTGCCAAAAAGAAAGAAGTTTCAATGACAGAAATCTCTCTTGCCTGGCTTTTAACTAAGGTGACTTCGCCTGTTGTTGGTGCAACTAAGCCCCATCACATTGATGGAGCAGTTGATGCAGTTTATATACAATTAACTGACTTAGAACAACAATATTTAGAAGAACTTTATAAACCTCATGCCTTAGTCGGTGTTATGGCAGAAAAGAAATAATCACATGTATAGGATTAATGCTTAGATATAAAATCTAAGCATTATTTTTTAAATTAGCAATTATAATATTTGATGTAAAGATTTATAAGTTATGTAGAAAAAATATAAAAAATCTATAAAATATATAAAAATAATGTTTATATATTTATATAATGTGGTTGTCGATAAAAAAGAAATACGTATTTCAATAACAATATGAGGAGGATATATGGAAAAGTTAGAAAAGTTTTTACAAAGATTTATTGGACCTATCGCTGAAAAAATGAGTAATAATGATGTTATTCAATCAGTCGCTGAAGGTTTCATGAGAACCGGACCAGTAACATTTGGGGTTTGTATATTTGTTATTTTAGGGAATTTACCAATAACAGGATATTCTGAATGGTTGACAAGTGTTGGTTTGAAAACTCATTTTGATGCAATTTCAAATGCGAGTTTAAATGTTTTAGCTTTATATATTTCATTTACAGTTGCTTATGCTTTTGCAAAAAGAAAAGGAGATAATCCTTTATCTTGTGGTGTTTTATCATTACTGAGTTTCTTATTGATTATTCCTCAAACAGTTGAAGGAAAAGATGGTGTTATCAATGCATTTAGTGTTGATTATTTAAGTGGTACAGGGATTTTAGTTGCATTAATCTTTGCGATTATTGTTGGGGAAATGTTCCATTTCTTATCTGGTAAAGGTTTAAAGTTTAAAATGCCTGAAGGTGTTCCACCAATGGTTAGTGAATCATTTGAACCAATCTTTGTTTCCATGATTATTGTTGCATTTGCATTTTTAGTAAGAGTTGGTTTTGGTTATACATCATTTGGAAGTTTTGTTAATTTCTTTGATCAAACAATTGGTGCATTTATTATTAAAATTGGTTTATCATTGCCAACAATCTTCTTATTATATTTTGCTGCTAATTTATTATGGTTCTTTGGTATTCATCCAAATACAGTTTATAGTGCATTTGTACCATTACAAATGACTCTTGTTTTAACAAATATTGCTGATGCACAAGCAGGTAGACCATTAACTTATTTAACAATTACGCTTGTTTCCTTATTTGCTTCATTTGGAGGAAATGGAAATACAATTGGTTTATGTTTATCAATGTTTACAGCTAAGAGTGAAAGATATAAAAAGATGTTAAAGTTAGCATTTATTCCAAACTTATTTAATATTAATGAACCACTTATTTTTGGTATGCCAGTTATGTTAAATCCTATCTTCTTTATTCCAATGGTTTTCTGTAATGTTGTGATGGGATTAATTGGATTGGCTGCTACACAGATCTTTACATTTACTTTTAATCCAGCTATGTCATTGTTGCCTTGGACAACACCATTCTTTGTAAAAGCATTTATGGCAGGTGGGGTTTCATTGTTAATTATGGTATTGATATTATTAGCGGTGAATACTTTGATGTATTATCCATTCTTTAGAATTGCTGATAAAAAAGCATATGAAGAGGAACAATTAGCAAAGGCTGGTGAGCAACTTGAGTCAGTTGAGTAAAGATTTCTTATGGGGTGGTGCGATTGCTGCCAATCAGGCTGAAGGAGCTTACCAAGAAGGTGGTAAAGGATTATCACTTATGGATATTGCGACAGCAGGGAAAAAGGGTGTATCACGTCAGTTTACAAAAGGTGTAGAAAAAGATGTTTATTATCCTAATCATGAAGGAATTGACTTCTATCATCGTTATCAAGAAGATTTAGCATTATGTGAAGAAATGGGTTTTAAATGTTTTAGAACTTCTATAGCGTGGACAAGAATATTTCCTCATGGTGATGAAAGTGAACCTAATGAAGAAGGGTTAAAATTCTATGATCATTTATTTGATGAAATGATAAAAAGAGGAATGCAACCCGTTGTTACAATTTCTCATTATGAAATGCCTCTTTATTTAGCACAGAATTATGGTGGTTGGGCAAATAGAAAACTTATTGATTTTTATCTCAACTTTTGCAAAATTATATTTGAAAGATATAAAGGAAAAGTCAAATATTGGATGACATTTAATGAAATTAATTCAGTGATCTTTATGCCTGAAGTTGCAGGCGTAGTAGATCGCAGTCAAGCTGATTTTAAACAACGTAGTTATCAGGCTGCTCACCATCAGTTTGTTGCAAGTGCCAAAGCTGTTCAATTAGGACATCAAATTGATCCAGAGAATAAAATTGGTTGTATGGTTTTAACATTGGTAAAATATCCTTTAGTTGCAAAACCAGAAGATGTTTTATTAGCAGAAGAAAAGATGCGTTATGGAACATTTGCTTTTACAGATATTCAGGTGCGAGGACATTATCCTCATTATGTGAAAAAACTAGTTGAACGTCAAGGAATTCATGTTCAAATTGAACCAGAAGATTATGAAACAATGAAAAATGGTTGTGTAGATTATATTGGATTTTCTTATTATTCTTCATCAGCTGCTACAACAGATGAAACGGTTGAAAAAACAGGTGGTAATATTGTTTCAGGTGTTAAAAATCCATATCTTCCAACAAGTGAATGGGGATGGCAAATAGAT
Coding sequences within:
- a CDS encoding histidine phosphatase family protein, whose translation is MKTLYLMRHGQTLFNVQQRIQGWCDSPLTELGIQQAKKAGQYFKEHQIHFDHAYSSTSERCCDTLELVTDMPYTRLKGLKENFYGELEAESERLNAHLTPQDCETFYLQFGGESSETVKERMIKTLTEIMQQDDHQSVLAVSHSGACFNFLRAFQDPMEELKKGFGNCCIFVYKFDNNKFYLEKVIRQKED
- a CDS encoding PTS sugar transporter subunit IIC, with the translated sequence MEKLEKFLQRFIGPIAEKMSNNDVIQSVAEGFMRTGPVTFGVCIFVILGNLPITGYSEWLTSVGLKTHFDAISNASLNVLALYISFTVAYAFAKRKGDNPLSCGVLSLLSFLLIIPQTVEGKDGVINAFSVDYLSGTGILVALIFAIIVGEMFHFLSGKGLKFKMPEGVPPMVSESFEPIFVSMIIVAFAFLVRVGFGYTSFGSFVNFFDQTIGAFIIKIGLSLPTIFLLYFAANLLWFFGIHPNTVYSAFVPLQMTLVLTNIADAQAGRPLTYLTITLVSLFASFGGNGNTIGLCLSMFTAKSERYKKMLKLAFIPNLFNINEPLIFGMPVMLNPIFFIPMVFCNVVMGLIGLAATQIFTFTFNPAMSLLPWTTPFFVKAFMAGGVSLLIMVLILLAVNTLMYYPFFRIADKKAYEEEQLAKAGEQLESVE
- a CDS encoding 6-phospho-beta-glucosidase translates to MSQLSKDFLWGGAIAANQAEGAYQEGGKGLSLMDIATAGKKGVSRQFTKGVEKDVYYPNHEGIDFYHRYQEDLALCEEMGFKCFRTSIAWTRIFPHGDESEPNEEGLKFYDHLFDEMIKRGMQPVVTISHYEMPLYLAQNYGGWANRKLIDFYLNFCKIIFERYKGKVKYWMTFNEINSVIFMPEVAGVVDRSQADFKQRSYQAAHHQFVASAKAVQLGHQIDPENKIGCMVLTLVKYPLVAKPEDVLLAEEKMRYGTFAFTDIQVRGHYPHYVKKLVERQGIHVQIEPEDYETMKNGCVDYIGFSYYSSSAATTDETVEKTGGNIVSGVKNPYLPTSEWGWQIDAKGLRYILNRFYERYEIPLFIVENGLGAYDQVDENDYVEDDYRIAYLKAHIEEMKNAIIEDGVDIIGYTPWGCIDLVSAGTGEMSKRYGFIYVDRDDLGNGTLKRSRKKSFDWYKQVIASHGENL
- a CDS encoding aldo/keto reductase yields the protein MEYVKLGRSDLMVSRICLGCMGFGDAQKGMHSWTLSYEESKKIIKYALDKGINFFDTAMAYQGGTSEEFLGRAIQEYAHREDVIIATKFSNRTADDLARGVTVIEHIENCLNASLARLKMDYVDLYIYHSWDNNAPIEEVMEGLHRVIKQGKVRYIGISNCYAYQLAKANAYARSQGWEEFVSVQGHYNLIFREEEREMARLCREENIAMTPYSALASGRLAKKPGEQSKRMVEDQYAKGKYDASVDDDFKIIQRVEELAKKKEVSMTEISLAWLLTKVTSPVVGATKPHHIDGAVDAVYIQLTDLEQQYLEELYKPHALVGVMAEKK